TCTCTTTGTGCACTTCAGAGGAAAGTGCACTTGCTTTAGTCAATTATGAGTGTTCGATCAGTGTAAGCAATGATGTTTACACAGACAGTGTAATAATCTCTTGCGCGCTCAAACTAGTGGCGAGCAGAGTTAGCGTCAATCTTTGCACTTTGTCTCAAAAGAACACATAACGGTTATTCAGATGTAGAACGATGCAACTGTCAAACTTTGACTGCAAAATGTAAATCCATCCCACCATATCACACTCAGAGCAGAACCATGATTTCACTAGACGAGACTCTCATCGCATCAAGGCTCATACGCCTCTGATCAACTGGAATTTAAAGTAATACATGCCCCTGGAGCATCCTCTCAAGCCAAGGGTGAGTCATGTCTCTCAAACTCCAGCCAGAAGATGCTTCCCTCTGGGGGATACCTAAACAGCACACAGCTAAGGACAGATGCTAGCGAGTGATGGCGGCACTCGGTTACAGACACAGTCGACGAACGCTGACTTGTAGTGGCGGCACTCGGTTACAGACTCAGTCAACGAACGCTGACTTGTAGTGGAAATCATCGATGGTCGAGTAGATGTGCCCGACATCGACATGGTAGTCGATAGCCTCCCTGCATATCAGAGGTGAAAGATTTATTAGCCAGCAGCAATACATCATCGTGTGTCTTGGTTCAAGAGAGGTAGAGAGATGGGCTTACTTGATCTTGAGTGCTGGTAGTCTGAACCGCTTGGCAATGTCATCCACATGCACGCCATGGTCACTCTCGCTGTCAATTAAACAGAGTGGTTAGATAAAGATGAAAACAAATCACTGATGATGTAAAAGAGGAACAATATGCGGAGTCTACGATGGGTAATAGATCAGGTTTTCATGGCCTATATGTCAAGCATAAAAGTCAGTTGATAGGACAAGGCAAGGGAAGGAAGGATTGGCGGATGCACAGCTTACATGTTTGCCGGTTCGCGGAAGACATTCAGCACCTGCGTGTAGAAATCGGTCTCCGATCCGTTTGTTCCGCTAGTCGCTGGCGCCTGCAGGAATGAAGGAAATGAATGACTAGTTAGCACACGAATAGTTAGTTCTACTGTTCGAACCACTCAAACATTGCAATCACAGCTAACCGGGTTGGACTTCACAGAGGGTGGAGTAGCCGCTTCGCTCAATCTGTTGGCGAATGGGGTTCCCACAGAAGAATTGGTGTGCGCGGGACTGCCAACCTACAATTAACCATGATTATAACAACCATTTAAACCAGGTATTCTTCTAACTGAGGACAAACAGAGAGTTATCATGGGAGTATCTGCATTGAACATTTGGTACCACAATGATCAGGAGCATACCTTTGATTTTGTGTTCTCTATGTGCATCCGCACGCACTGAATGAAATGCAGCGTGACCTCGTTGTAATCAGTTATAGGTCTGAAAATGGAGAAGTTACATTCGGTTAGCATGTTTCCATACATCAGATCAGTGGAACAGGAACATAATGTTCTGCAGCAAAAACAAATACCTGA
Above is a window of Triticum aestivum cultivar Chinese Spring chromosome 6B, IWGSC CS RefSeq v2.1, whole genome shotgun sequence DNA encoding:
- the LOC123140070 gene encoding replication protein A 32 kDa subunit A — protein: MMFSSQVDAFSPSQFTASQNAAADSTPNKFRGALGTMPLTVKQIADARLAGAGEKGAPFVVDGVETANVRLVGMVSGKAERNTDVSFTLDDGTGRIDFIRWVNDAADSAETAAIQNGMYVAVIGSLKGVQDKKRATAFAVRPITDYNEVTLHFIQCVRMHIENTKSKVGSPAHTNSSVGTPFANRLSEAATPPSVKSNPAPATSGTNGSETDFYTQVLNVFREPANIESDHGVHVDDIAKRFRLPALKIKEAIDYHVDVGHIYSTIDDFHYKSAFVD